A region from the Pseudomonas sp. KU26590 genome encodes:
- a CDS encoding ABC transporter ATP-binding protein: MSENLIEIRDLSVSFNGHTVVKHLSLDIPAGECLALVGESGSGKSVTAHSILQLLPQAGTLSTGSIRYRGKELLGADGNVMRELRGNQIAMIFQEPMTSLNPLHTVSRQIGETLLLHKGMAGKAAQARIIELLELVGIQHPKKRLKAYPHELSGGQRQRVMIAMALACEPELLIADEPTTALDVTVQRKILLLLKQLQQRLNMSLLLISHDLNLVHSIAQRVCVMRAGEIVEQSNCQSLFKNPQHPYSRLLLDAEPAGEPLPRDTREKVLEVDNLRVWFSLGGGIFNRHHEYLKAVDDISLSIERGKTLGIVGESGSGKSTLGQAILRLLESRGSIRFKGHALDSLNQKQMRPWRKQMQVVFQDPYGSLSPRMSVAQIMSEGLEVHSDLDKASCEAEVIRALEEVGIDPSSRHRYPHEFSGGQRQRIAIARALVLKPALILLDEPTSALDRTVQKQVVALLRQLQERHGLTYLFISHDLAVVKALAHDLIVVKDGKVVERGASHDVFDAPQHPYTRELLAAAHPGFN, translated from the coding sequence ATGTCCGAAAACCTGATCGAAATCCGCGACCTCTCGGTGTCGTTCAACGGCCACACCGTGGTCAAGCACTTGAGCCTGGACATCCCGGCCGGTGAGTGCCTGGCATTGGTTGGCGAGTCCGGCTCGGGCAAATCGGTGACCGCGCATTCGATCCTGCAACTGCTGCCCCAGGCGGGCACGCTGAGCACTGGCAGCATTCGTTATCGCGGCAAGGAGTTGCTCGGCGCCGATGGCAACGTCATGCGCGAACTCCGGGGCAATCAGATCGCGATGATCTTTCAGGAGCCGATGACCTCGCTGAACCCGCTGCACACGGTGTCCCGGCAAATCGGCGAGACCTTGCTGCTGCACAAGGGCATGGCAGGCAAGGCGGCTCAGGCGCGGATCATTGAGCTGCTGGAGCTGGTCGGCATTCAGCACCCGAAAAAGCGCCTGAAGGCCTACCCCCACGAGTTGTCCGGCGGCCAGCGCCAGCGGGTGATGATCGCCATGGCGCTGGCCTGCGAGCCGGAACTGCTGATTGCCGATGAGCCAACCACGGCCCTGGATGTGACCGTGCAGCGCAAGATCCTGCTGCTGCTCAAACAGCTGCAGCAACGGCTGAACATGTCGCTGTTGCTGATCAGCCACGACCTCAATCTGGTGCACAGCATTGCCCAGCGGGTGTGCGTCATGCGCGCCGGGGAAATCGTCGAGCAGTCCAATTGCCAGTCGCTGTTCAAAAACCCGCAACACCCTTACAGCCGCTTGCTGCTGGACGCGGAACCGGCCGGCGAGCCGTTGCCCCGCGACACCCGCGAGAAGGTGCTGGAGGTCGATAACCTGCGGGTCTGGTTCTCCCTCGGCGGCGGGATTTTCAACCGGCACCACGAATACCTGAAAGCCGTCGATGACATCAGCCTGAGCATCGAGCGCGGCAAAACCCTGGGCATCGTTGGCGAATCCGGCTCGGGCAAGTCGACACTTGGTCAGGCCATCCTGCGCTTGCTGGAATCGCGTGGCAGTATCCGCTTCAAGGGTCACGCGCTGGACAGCCTGAATCAGAAGCAGATGCGCCCGTGGCGCAAGCAGATGCAGGTGGTTTTTCAGGACCCTTACGGCAGCCTCAGCCCGCGCATGTCGGTGGCACAGATCATGAGCGAGGGCCTGGAAGTTCACAGCGACCTGGACAAGGCCAGCTGTGAGGCCGAAGTGATTCGTGCGCTGGAGGAAGTCGGCATCGACCCGTCGAGCCGGCACCGTTACCCCCATGAATTTTCCGGTGGGCAGCGGCAACGTATCGCCATTGCCCGCGCCCTTGTGCTCAAACCTGCCTTGATATTGCTCGACGAACCGACCTCTGCCCTGGATCGCACCGTGCAGAAACAGGTCGTCGCGCTGTTGCGTCAATTGCAGGAACGGCACGGCCTGACTTACCTGTTCATCAGCCATGACCTGGCCGTGGTCAAGGCGCTGGCCCATGACCTGATCGTGGTCAAGGACGGCAAAGTGGTCGAGCGCGGCGCGAGCCACGATGTGTTCGATGCGCCGCAGCACCCCTACACCCGGGAATTGCTGGCGGCGGCGCACCCCGGTTTCAACTGA
- a CDS encoding sigma-54 interaction domain-containing protein, producing the protein MKDTESLKDYRRVRRLAIRSLFEIIEQSSEGTVIVDRDARIVWINERYARRFGLEDPSRAVGQPCEQVIPGSLLRQVASNGQPILLDMMDTAKDPLVVMRLPIHDDGGAVIGAIGFALFDELHALSPLLKRYSSMQQELASTRSLLRARQAKYSFAHFIGTSAASLEVKRRARRSANTDSPVLLLGETGTGKELLAHAVHNSSPRAHKPFVSINSAAIPEALLEAEFFGTAPGAFTGADRKGRQGKLHLAEGGTLFLDEIGDMPLPLQSKLLRVLQEKEYEPVGSNELIKSDVRVIAATSTDLEAAIKRGEFRADLYYRLSVLPIKVPPLRERLDDIPALAEAILEDLHSHHELASGSLVALAQHAWPGNIRELRNVLERAALLSDDLQLNPNDIRAAIGTLVPVASPPVPGWSASNDQTYSEARQHFDRELIQAKLAQCAGNVILAARQLGLGRSTLYKKMAALGIAESQ; encoded by the coding sequence ATGAAAGACACTGAAAGCCTGAAGGATTACCGGCGCGTTCGGCGACTGGCGATCCGTTCGCTCTTCGAGATCATCGAGCAGTCCAGCGAAGGCACGGTGATCGTCGACCGCGATGCGCGCATCGTCTGGATCAACGAGCGCTACGCCCGCCGCTTTGGCCTGGAAGACCCGAGCCGCGCGGTCGGTCAGCCGTGTGAACAGGTAATTCCGGGCAGCCTTCTGCGCCAGGTGGCGAGCAACGGCCAGCCGATTCTGCTGGACATGATGGACACGGCGAAGGACCCGCTGGTGGTCATGCGCCTGCCGATTCATGACGACGGCGGCGCGGTGATCGGCGCCATCGGCTTTGCCCTGTTCGACGAGCTGCACGCGCTGTCGCCGCTGCTCAAGCGCTATTCGAGCATGCAGCAGGAGCTGGCTTCGACCCGCTCGCTGCTGCGCGCCCGTCAGGCCAAATACAGCTTTGCCCATTTCATCGGCACCAGTGCCGCGAGCCTCGAAGTGAAACGCCGAGCGCGCCGCAGCGCCAACACCGATTCTCCGGTGCTGCTGCTCGGCGAGACCGGCACCGGCAAGGAGCTGCTCGCCCACGCCGTGCACAACAGCTCGCCACGGGCGCACAAACCCTTCGTCAGCATCAACAGTGCGGCGATTCCCGAGGCGTTGCTGGAGGCGGAGTTCTTCGGCACCGCCCCTGGCGCGTTTACCGGCGCCGACCGCAAGGGGCGCCAGGGCAAACTGCACCTGGCCGAGGGCGGCACGCTGTTTCTCGACGAAATCGGCGACATGCCTTTGCCGCTGCAGAGCAAATTGCTGCGGGTGCTGCAAGAAAAGGAATACGAGCCGGTAGGCTCCAACGAACTGATCAAGAGCGATGTGCGCGTGATTGCCGCGACCTCCACCGACCTCGAAGCGGCGATCAAGCGTGGCGAGTTTCGCGCCGACCTGTATTACCGGTTGAGTGTATTGCCCATAAAAGTACCGCCATTGCGCGAGCGTCTGGATGATATTCCGGCGCTGGCCGAAGCGATTCTCGAGGACCTTCACAGCCATCACGAACTGGCGTCCGGTTCCTTGGTGGCCCTCGCTCAACATGCCTGGCCGGGCAACATTCGCGAGCTGCGCAACGTGCTCGAGCGTGCGGCGCTGCTCAGCGACGATCTGCAGCTCAACCCCAACGACATTCGCGCCGCCATCGGCACGCTGGTGCCGGTGGCCAGTCCGCCGGTACCGGGTTGGTCAGCGTCCAATGATCAAACCTACAGCGAGGCGCGGCAGCATTTCGACCGGGAGCTGATTCAGGCGAAGCTGGCGCAGTGCGCGGGTAACGTGATTCTCGCGGCTCGGCAGTTGGGGTTGGGGCGTTCGACGCTGTACAAAAAGATGGCCGCGCTGGGGATCGCTGAGTCTCAATAG
- a CDS encoding GntP family permease — MSVIIALAALTLLMLAAYRGYSVILFAPIAALGAVLLTDPSAVAPAFTGVFMDKMVGFVKLYFPVFLLGAVFGKLIELSGFSRSIVAAAIRLLGTRQAMLVIVLVCALLTYGGVSLFVVVFAVYPFAAEMFRQSNIPKRLIPATIALGAFSFTMDALPGTPQIQNIIPSTFFNTTAWAAPWLGLIGTAFVFSAGMLFLQRQRNRAQRAGEGYGTELRNEPDTPADIALPNPWVALAPLLLVGVMNLLFTQWIPQWYGKTHTLALPGMATPVQTDIAKITAIWAVEAALLVGIVFVLLFAFSTVKSKLAEGSKGAVGGALLAAMNTASEYGFGAVIASLPGFLVLADGLKSIPNPLVNEAITVTLLAGITGSASGGMSIALAAMSDSFIAAAHAANIPLEVLHRVAAMASGGMDTLPHNGAVITLLAVTGLTHREAYKDIFGITIIKTLAVFVVIGVFYATGIV; from the coding sequence ATGAGTGTGATCATCGCTTTAGCGGCCCTTACGCTGCTGATGCTGGCTGCGTACCGGGGTTACAGCGTCATCCTCTTTGCCCCCATTGCGGCGCTCGGCGCCGTGCTGCTCACCGACCCCTCTGCCGTGGCGCCCGCCTTCACCGGCGTGTTCATGGACAAGATGGTCGGCTTCGTCAAACTCTACTTCCCGGTGTTTTTGCTCGGCGCCGTGTTCGGCAAGCTGATCGAGCTGTCGGGGTTCTCGCGCTCCATCGTGGCGGCTGCCATTCGCCTGCTCGGCACCCGCCAGGCGATGCTGGTGATCGTGCTGGTCTGCGCGCTGCTGACCTATGGCGGCGTGTCGCTGTTCGTGGTGGTGTTTGCGGTCTACCCGTTTGCCGCCGAGATGTTCCGCCAGAGCAACATTCCCAAGCGGCTGATTCCCGCGACCATCGCCCTTGGCGCGTTCTCGTTCACCATGGACGCCCTGCCGGGCACCCCGCAAATCCAGAACATTATCCCCTCGACCTTCTTCAACACCACGGCGTGGGCTGCGCCGTGGCTGGGTCTGATCGGCACGGCGTTCGTCTTCAGCGCCGGCATGCTGTTTCTGCAACGCCAGCGCAACCGGGCTCAACGTGCGGGCGAAGGCTATGGCACCGAGCTGCGCAACGAGCCTGACACCCCGGCCGATATCGCACTGCCCAACCCGTGGGTCGCCCTGGCGCCGCTGTTGCTGGTGGGGGTCATGAACCTGCTGTTTACCCAGTGGATTCCGCAGTGGTATGGCAAGACCCACACCCTGGCGCTGCCGGGCATGGCGACACCGGTGCAGACCGACATCGCCAAGATCACCGCGATCTGGGCGGTCGAGGCGGCACTGCTGGTCGGCATTGTCTTTGTACTGCTGTTCGCCTTCAGCACCGTCAAATCGAAGCTGGCCGAGGGCAGCAAGGGGGCGGTCGGCGGCGCGCTGTTGGCGGCGATGAACACGGCGTCGGAATACGGTTTTGGTGCCGTGATTGCGTCGTTGCCCGGATTCCTCGTGCTGGCCGACGGACTGAAGAGCATTCCCAATCCGCTGGTCAACGAAGCGATTACCGTGACCCTGCTCGCCGGGATCACCGGCTCGGCGTCCGGGGGCATGAGCATTGCCCTGGCGGCGATGTCCGACAGCTTTATCGCGGCGGCCCACGCGGCGAACATTCCGCTGGAGGTGTTGCACCGCGTCGCGGCCATGGCCAGCGGCGGCATGGACACGCTGCCGCACAACGGCGCGGTCATCACCCTGCTGGCGGTCACCGGGCTGACCCACCGTGAGGCCTACAAGGACATCTTCGGCATCACGATCATCAAGACACTGGCGGTGTTTGTGGTGATCGGCGTCTTCTATGCAACCGGCATCGTATGA
- a CDS encoding 3-hydroxybutyrate dehydrogenase, translating to MSLQGKTALVTGSTSGIGLGIAITLAKAGANLVLNGFGDASAVIEQVKQYGGKVGHHPADVSDVAQIADMIAYAEREFGGVDILVNNAGIQHVDAVEDFPVESWDKIIAINLSSVFHSTRLCLPGMRAKGWGRIVNIASVHGLVGSTGKAAYVAAKHGVIGLTKVVGLETAASHITCNAICPGWVLTPLVQKQIDDRAAETGDLEQAKHDLLAEKQPSLEFVTPSQLGELALFLCSEAGAQVRGAAWNIDGGWLAR from the coding sequence ATGAGTCTGCAAGGCAAAACCGCACTGGTCACCGGCTCCACCAGCGGCATCGGCCTGGGCATCGCGATAACGCTGGCCAAGGCCGGCGCCAATCTGGTGCTCAACGGGTTCGGCGATGCGTCGGCGGTGATCGAGCAGGTCAAGCAGTACGGCGGCAAGGTCGGCCACCACCCGGCGGACGTCAGCGATGTCGCGCAGATTGCCGACATGATTGCCTATGCCGAGCGCGAATTCGGCGGCGTCGACATCTTGGTCAACAACGCGGGGATTCAGCACGTCGACGCGGTGGAGGATTTCCCGGTGGAGAGCTGGGACAAGATCATCGCCATCAACCTGTCGTCGGTGTTCCACAGCACGCGGCTGTGCCTGCCGGGCATGCGGGCTAAGGGCTGGGGGCGCATCGTGAACATTGCCTCGGTGCATGGCCTGGTGGGTTCGACCGGCAAGGCGGCGTATGTGGCGGCCAAGCACGGCGTTATCGGCCTGACGAAGGTGGTCGGCCTGGAGACAGCAGCCAGTCACATCACCTGCAACGCCATTTGCCCGGGCTGGGTGCTGACGCCGCTGGTGCAGAAGCAGATTGATGATCGCGCCGCCGAGACGGGCGACCTGGAACAGGCAAAACATGACTTGCTGGCGGAGAAGCAGCCGTCGCTGGAGTTCGTGACGCCTTCGCAGCTGGGGGAATTAGCCCTGTTTCTGTGCAGCGAAGCGGGCGCGCAAGTGCGCGGTGCGGCGTGGAATATCGACGGCGGGTGGCTGGCGCGGTAG
- a CDS encoding PilT/PilU family type 4a pilus ATPase, giving the protein MDFPALLKVLATQDGSDLYLSTGAPPCAKFNGVLKPLGTEAFKPGDVGLIANAIMDAEQRMDFERDLEMNLAFSLSGVGRFRINIFKQRNEVSIVARNIKLDIPKFEDLHLPPILLDVIMEKHGLVLFVGATGSGKSTSLAALIDHRNRHASGHIITIEDPVEFIHKHKRSIINQREVGVDTRSFHAALKNTLRQAPDVILIGEIRDRETMEHALAFADTGHLAISTLHANNANQALDRIINFFPEERRPQLLHDLGNNLKAFVSQRLVKTTDGKRRAAVEVMLGTPTIRDLIHRNELTELKGIMEKSTNLGMQTFDNALYDLAVEGAITEEEALKNADSANNVRLRLKLHSEDGPSTIATAPRAPQPAAQVNVKDWGLVDERDERGS; this is encoded by the coding sequence ATGGATTTTCCGGCGTTGTTGAAGGTGCTTGCCACCCAGGATGGATCGGACCTTTACCTGTCCACCGGCGCGCCCCCCTGCGCCAAGTTCAATGGCGTGCTCAAACCGCTGGGCACTGAAGCGTTCAAGCCCGGCGACGTCGGCCTGATCGCCAACGCCATCATGGACGCCGAGCAGCGCATGGATTTCGAACGCGATCTGGAAATGAACCTGGCGTTTTCCCTGTCCGGTGTCGGGCGATTCCGCATCAACATCTTCAAGCAGCGCAACGAAGTGTCCATCGTGGCGCGTAACATCAAGCTCGACATCCCCAAATTCGAAGACCTGCACCTGCCGCCGATCCTGCTCGACGTGATCATGGAAAAGCACGGCCTGGTGCTGTTCGTCGGCGCCACCGGTTCGGGTAAGTCGACCTCGCTCGCCGCACTGATCGACCACCGCAACCGCCACGCCAGCGGCCACATCATCACCATCGAAGACCCGGTGGAGTTCATCCACAAACACAAGCGCTCGATCATCAATCAGCGCGAAGTGGGCGTCGATACGCGCAGCTTCCACGCGGCGCTGAAGAACACCCTGCGTCAGGCACCGGACGTGATCCTGATCGGCGAGATCCGCGACCGCGAGACCATGGAGCACGCGCTGGCGTTTGCCGACACCGGTCACCTGGCGATCTCGACGCTGCACGCCAACAACGCCAACCAGGCGCTGGACCGCATCATCAACTTCTTCCCGGAAGAGCGGCGCCCGCAGTTGCTCCATGACCTGGGCAACAACCTCAAGGCGTTCGTCTCGCAGCGGCTGGTCAAGACCACCGACGGCAAGCGCCGCGCGGCAGTGGAGGTGATGCTGGGCACGCCGACCATTCGCGATTTGATTCACCGCAACGAGCTGACCGAGCTCAAGGGCATCATGGAGAAGTCCACCAATCTGGGCATGCAGACCTTCGACAACGCGCTGTATGACTTGGCGGTGGAGGGCGCGATCACCGAAGAAGAAGCCCTGAAGAACGCCGACTCGGCCAACAACGTGCGCCTGCGGTTAAAATTGCACAGCGAGGACGGGCCATCGACCATCGCCACCGCGCCACGCGCGCCCCAGCCCGCTGCGCAGGTGAACGTGAAGGATTGGGGGCTGGTGGACGAGCGGGACGAGCGGGGGAGTTGA
- a CDS encoding peptidylprolyl isomerase: protein MKAQARHILVKTAEDAEQLKQRIAKGEAFDVLAKKYSTCPSGKRGGDLGEVRPGQMVGAIDQVIFKKPLRVVHGPVKSKFGYHLVQVFYRD, encoded by the coding sequence ATGAAAGCTCAAGCCCGCCACATTCTGGTCAAGACCGCTGAAGACGCCGAGCAACTGAAGCAGCGCATTGCCAAGGGCGAGGCGTTCGACGTGCTGGCAAAGAAGTACTCGACCTGCCCGAGCGGCAAGCGCGGCGGTGATCTGGGTGAGGTGCGGCCGGGCCAGATGGTCGGCGCGATTGATCAGGTGATCTTCAAAAAACCGCTGCGGGTTGTGCATGGCCCGGTCAAGAGCAAGTTCGGGTATCACTTGGTGCAGGTCTTTTATCGGGATTGA